One genomic segment of Ricinus communis isolate WT05 ecotype wild-type chromosome 5, ASM1957865v1, whole genome shotgun sequence includes these proteins:
- the LOC107262548 gene encoding glucan endo-1,3-beta-glucosidase 3-like has translation MGSRAICCLIFWVFAIFHSSGTTGISKKVVVGYSDQLDHETKQIHITSTTNSQKDITTPITTVPTIIPANPASSTPIINPNSDPDSTSPATMTPMITPATSSSSSPSSPGASWCTASPSASPTALQVALDYACGYGGADCSAIQSGGNCYNPNTLHDHASYAFNSYYQKNPIPSSCNFGGTAVTTSTDPSTGTCQYPSTSTSSSVLNTTNSNGARVFGAVPSNPTPSTPTAAAAKTDNIKLIWVTSLILLSAIHYYLQSPLISSL, from the exons ATGGGTAGCAGAGCTATCTGTTGTTTAATCTTTTGGGTATTTGCTATCTTCCATTCATCAG GTACAACAGGAATTAGCAAGAAGGTTGTAGTTGGATATTCAGACCAACTAGACCatgaaacaaaacaaataCATATCACTTCCACTACTAATAGCCAAAAAGACATTACAACTCCTATAACAACCGTTCCTACCATTATTCCGGCCAATCCTGCCTCATCAACTCCGATCATAAACCCGAATTCGGACCCTGATTCCACATCACCCGCAACCATGACACCGATGATAACCCCAGCTACATCATCATCGTCATCGCCATCTTCACCTGGAGCTAGCTGGTGCACCGCTAGCCCAAGTGCATCACCAACAGCATTACAAGTAGCTCTGGATTATGCTTGTGGCTACGGTGGTGCCGATTGTTCAGCGATCCAGTCTGGTGGAAATTGTTATAATCCCAATACTCTTCATGATCATGCTTCCTATGCATTCAATAGCTATTACCAGAAGAATCCTATACCGAGTAGCTGCAATTTTGGAGGAACTGCTGTTACTACTAGCACTGATCCGA GCACTGGGACATGTCAGTATCCATCCACTAG CACAAGCTCATCTGTTTTGAACACTACAAATTCAAATGGAGCAAGAGTTTTTGGGGCAGTACCATCAAACCCAACCCCTTCTACACCAACAGCGGCTGCTGCCAaaactgataatattaaattgatatgggTCACATCTCTTATCCTGCTTTCGGCTATACATTATTATCTTCAATCACCTCTAATTTCTTCTCTATAA
- the LOC8288347 gene encoding uncharacterized protein LOC8288347, with translation MEDHQLFQPLLATTTSSSSSSTLEDHEDNDIKLFLSGSSIILRLVTIISLGVISLWANYEASKGFDITVVNDIKDTSAGKRFTLLYISNDKAIRIIQNTSAIVENILYPNSNHSKKKVSHVTLRLISRTHQTSLVRVITNTNHEYAIHIVSPSSDTKNLDSEITLMVLQGMARIWIWDDGKPMAPSWLLDGLVEYIKKAAGFADMRGSGQVPELGHFCLGHRDPRYVAETLEHYEKNVTKGFIQRLNQGLKYGWHDLTVDDALGMPAKNFCGSFGNSSDGFSS, from the coding sequence ATGGAGGATCACCAACTCTTTCAACCTCTCTTGGCAACCACCACCTCCTCCAGCTCTTCCTCCACCCTAGAAGATCACGAAGATAATGATATCAAGCTTTTCTTATCAGGTTCCAGCATCATTCTCCGGCTAGTCACCATCATTTCTCTAGGCGTTATTTCCTTGTGGGCAAACTATGAAGCTTCAAAAGGTTTTGATATCACAGTAGTCAATGATATCAAAGACACTTCAGCAGGCAAACGATTTACCCTCTTGTACATATCCAATGACAAAGCTATCCGTATAATCCAGAACACTAGTGCCATTGTCGAAAACATTCTTTACCCAAATAGCAACCACTCCAAGAAGAAAGTGAGCCACGTCACCCTTCGTTTGATTAGCAGAACACACCAAACCAGCTTGGTCAGGGTTATAACAAACACCAACCATGAGTATGCGATTCATATTGTTAGCCCATCATCTGATACCAAGAATCTTGATTCTGAAATCACATTGATGGTTTTACAAGGAATGGCGCGTATCTGGATTTGGGATGATGGCAAGCCTATGGCTCCGTCGTGGCTTCTTGATGGACTGGTTGAATACATAAAGAAGGCTGCAGGATTTGCTGACATGAGAGGTTCCGGGCAGGTGCCAGAACTGGGCCATTTTTGTCTAGGGCATAGGGACCCCAGATATGTTGCAGAAACTCTGGAACATTATGAGAAGAACGTTACGAAGGGATTCATCCAACGGCTAAATCAAGGTCTGAAATATGGATGGCATGATCTTACTGTGGACGATGCATTAGGGATGCCGGCAAAGAATTTTTGTGGTTCTTTTGGCAACTCATCTGACGGATTTTCAAGttaa
- the LOC8288346 gene encoding F-box/LRR-repeat MAX2 homolog A isoform X2, which produces MTITTTATINDLPDVILSNIIASISDTRTRNSLSLVNRKFLTLERTTRTSLTLRGNARDLYMIPTCFRSVTHLDLSLLSPWGHSLLASSLPSDPLLLAHRLGIAFPLVTSLTVYARSPCTLHVLIPQWPLLSHVKLIRWHQRPSSSQLGADFVPLFEQWFTGDETLLAVAANCPKLSVLHLVDTSSLGNIRSDPEDEGYSGDDARVSVNGLVDFFSGLPLLEELVLRVCKNVRDSFVALEALNSRCPKLKVLELVQFHGVCMAVESQLDGVALCSGLKSLSIKKCADLTDMGLIEIARGCCRLAKFEVEGCKKITMKGLRTMASLLHKTLVEVKISACKNLDAVASLRALEPIRQRIERLHIDCMWNSLQEEDNYGGNHSFDLNEILFGSDEHEYSSRNKRIKYSKDGFCMQNNGVWSNSWDNLKCLSLWIGVGELLTPLPMAGLEDCPSLEEIQIRVEGDCRGRHKLSQRAFGLSCLAHYPRLSKMQLDCSDTIGFALTAPSGQMDLSLWERFFLNGIGSLSLIELDYWPPQDRDVNQRSLSLPGAGLLAQCLALRKLFIHGTAHEHFMMFLLRIPNLRDVQLREDYYPAPENDMSTEMRVGSCSRFEDALNRRHIVD; this is translated from the exons ATGACCATAACAACAACAGCCACAATAAACGATCTCCCGGACGTGATTCTGTCAAACATTATTGCTTCAATCTCCGATACTCGTACAAGAAACTCACTTTCTTTAGTTAACCGTAAATTCCTAACCCTCGAAAGGACCACTCGCACCTCTCTCACGCTCCGAGGGAACGCGCGTGACCTCTACATGATCCCTACCTGTTTCAGATCTGTAACACATCTCGACCTTTCTCTACTCTCTCCTTGGGGCCATTCTTTGCTCGCTTCTTCTTTACCCTCTGATCCTCTCCTTCTGGCCCACCGTCTGGGTATCGCTTTTCCATTGGTTACTTCACTTACTGTGTACGCTCGCTCCCCTTGTACGCTTCACGTCCTCATCCCTCAGTGGCCGCTATTGAGCCACGTGAAGTTAATTAGATGGCATCAGCGACCCTCTTCCAGTCAATTAGGAGCTGattttgttcctttatttgaGCAAT GGTTTACTGGAGATGAGACTTTGCTTGCTGTTGCTGCCAATTGCCCTAAATTATCGGTGCTTCATTTGGTTGATACGTCGTCCTTAGGGAATATTAGGAGTGATCCTGAGGATGAAGGGTACAGTGGGGATGATGCTAGGGTTAGTGTTAATGGGTTGGTTGATTTTTTCAGTGGGCTTCCATTGCTTGAAGAGTTAGTTCTTCGTGTTTGTAAGAATGTTAGAGATAGTTTTGTGGCTCTGGAAGCGCTTAATTCGAGATGTCCGAAGTTGAAAGTGTTGGAGTTAGTGCAGTTTCATGGTGTTTGTATGGCAGTTGAATCGCAGCTCGATGGGGTTGCATTGTGTTCTGGATTGAAATCATTGTCGATTAAGAAGTGTGCAGATTTGACTGATATGGGTTTGATAGAGATTGCGAGAGGATGTTGTAGATTGGCCAAGTTTGAGGTTGAGGGATGTAAGAAGATTACTATGAAGGGATTGAGGACGATGGCAAGTTTGCTTCATAAGACTCTAGTTGAGGTCAAAATCTCTGCTTGTAAGAATCTTGATGCTGTTGCCTCTTTGCGAGCTTTGGAGCCTATTCGCCAGAGGATTGAGAGACTTCATATTGATTGTATGTGGAATTCACTGCAGGAAGAGGATAATTATGGAGGTAATCACAGTTTCGACCTTAATGAAATCCTCTTTGGAAGTGATGAACATGAGTATTCCAGCAGGAATAAAAGAATCAAGTATTCCAAAGATGGTTTCTGTATGCAAAACAATGGAGTTTGGAGCAATTCCTGGGATAACCTAAAATGCCTCTCTCTCTGGATTGGTGTTGGTGAGCTTCTAACTCCATTGCCCATGGCTGGTCTTGAGGATTGCCCTAGTCTGGAGGAGATTCAGATCCGGGTTGAAGGGGATTGCAGGGGCCGGCACAAACTATCACAACGTGCATTTGGATTGAGCTGCCTTGCTCATTATCCTCGGCTATCAAAAATGCAGTTGGATTGCAGTGACACAATAGGTTTTGCCTTAACTGCCCCATCAGGACAAATGGATTTGAGCTTATGGGAGAGGTTCTTCTTGAATGGGATTGGAAGCTTGAGTCTCATTGAGCTTGATTATTGGCCACCACAAGACAGGGACGTTAACCAAAGGAGTCTATCACTTCCAGGAGCTGGGTTGCTTGCACAGTGTCTTGCGCTAAGGAAGCTCTTTATCCATGGAACTGCGCATGAGCATTTCATGATGTTCCTTCTCCGAATCCCAAACCTGAGGGATGTGCAGCTTAGGGAAGACTACTATCCAGCCCCAGAGAATGATATGAGCACAGAGATGAGGGTGGGGTCATGCAGCAGATTCGAAGATGCTTTAAACAGGCGCCATATTGTGGATTGA
- the LOC8288346 gene encoding F-box/LRR-repeat MAX2 homolog A isoform X1, with protein sequence MTITTTATINDLPDVILSNIIASISDTRTRNSLSLVNRKFLTLERTTRTSLTLRGNARDLYMIPTCFRSVTHLDLSLLSPWGHSLLASSLPSDPLLLAHRLGIAFPLVTSLTVYARSPCTLHVLIPQWPLLSHVKLIRWHQRPSSSQLGADFVPLFEQCKLLSCLDLSSFYYWTEDVPPVLEAYSDVSKSLTCLDLLTVSLTDGFKSDEIKVITAACTNLTKFLVACMFDPSYLGFTGDETLLAVAANCPKLSVLHLVDTSSLGNIRSDPEDEGYSGDDARVSVNGLVDFFSGLPLLEELVLRVCKNVRDSFVALEALNSRCPKLKVLELVQFHGVCMAVESQLDGVALCSGLKSLSIKKCADLTDMGLIEIARGCCRLAKFEVEGCKKITMKGLRTMASLLHKTLVEVKISACKNLDAVASLRALEPIRQRIERLHIDCMWNSLQEEDNYGGNHSFDLNEILFGSDEHEYSSRNKRIKYSKDGFCMQNNGVWSNSWDNLKCLSLWIGVGELLTPLPMAGLEDCPSLEEIQIRVEGDCRGRHKLSQRAFGLSCLAHYPRLSKMQLDCSDTIGFALTAPSGQMDLSLWERFFLNGIGSLSLIELDYWPPQDRDVNQRSLSLPGAGLLAQCLALRKLFIHGTAHEHFMMFLLRIPNLRDVQLREDYYPAPENDMSTEMRVGSCSRFEDALNRRHIVD encoded by the coding sequence ATGACCATAACAACAACAGCCACAATAAACGATCTCCCGGACGTGATTCTGTCAAACATTATTGCTTCAATCTCCGATACTCGTACAAGAAACTCACTTTCTTTAGTTAACCGTAAATTCCTAACCCTCGAAAGGACCACTCGCACCTCTCTCACGCTCCGAGGGAACGCGCGTGACCTCTACATGATCCCTACCTGTTTCAGATCTGTAACACATCTCGACCTTTCTCTACTCTCTCCTTGGGGCCATTCTTTGCTCGCTTCTTCTTTACCCTCTGATCCTCTCCTTCTGGCCCACCGTCTGGGTATCGCTTTTCCATTGGTTACTTCACTTACTGTGTACGCTCGCTCCCCTTGTACGCTTCACGTCCTCATCCCTCAGTGGCCGCTATTGAGCCACGTGAAGTTAATTAGATGGCATCAGCGACCCTCTTCCAGTCAATTAGGAGCTGattttgttcctttatttgaGCAATGTAAACTGCTTTCCTGTCTTGATTTATCAAGCTTTTATTACTGGACTGAGGATGTCCCCCCAGTCCTTGAAGCTTATAGTGATGTCTCTAAGTCATTAACGTGTTTAGATCTGCTTACTGTTTCCTTAACTGATGGTTTCAAGTCTGATGAGATTAAAGTTATTACTGCTGCTTGTACTAATCTTACAAAGTTTCTTGTTGCTTGTATGTTTGATCCAAGTTATCTAGGGTTTACTGGAGATGAGACTTTGCTTGCTGTTGCTGCCAATTGCCCTAAATTATCGGTGCTTCATTTGGTTGATACGTCGTCCTTAGGGAATATTAGGAGTGATCCTGAGGATGAAGGGTACAGTGGGGATGATGCTAGGGTTAGTGTTAATGGGTTGGTTGATTTTTTCAGTGGGCTTCCATTGCTTGAAGAGTTAGTTCTTCGTGTTTGTAAGAATGTTAGAGATAGTTTTGTGGCTCTGGAAGCGCTTAATTCGAGATGTCCGAAGTTGAAAGTGTTGGAGTTAGTGCAGTTTCATGGTGTTTGTATGGCAGTTGAATCGCAGCTCGATGGGGTTGCATTGTGTTCTGGATTGAAATCATTGTCGATTAAGAAGTGTGCAGATTTGACTGATATGGGTTTGATAGAGATTGCGAGAGGATGTTGTAGATTGGCCAAGTTTGAGGTTGAGGGATGTAAGAAGATTACTATGAAGGGATTGAGGACGATGGCAAGTTTGCTTCATAAGACTCTAGTTGAGGTCAAAATCTCTGCTTGTAAGAATCTTGATGCTGTTGCCTCTTTGCGAGCTTTGGAGCCTATTCGCCAGAGGATTGAGAGACTTCATATTGATTGTATGTGGAATTCACTGCAGGAAGAGGATAATTATGGAGGTAATCACAGTTTCGACCTTAATGAAATCCTCTTTGGAAGTGATGAACATGAGTATTCCAGCAGGAATAAAAGAATCAAGTATTCCAAAGATGGTTTCTGTATGCAAAACAATGGAGTTTGGAGCAATTCCTGGGATAACCTAAAATGCCTCTCTCTCTGGATTGGTGTTGGTGAGCTTCTAACTCCATTGCCCATGGCTGGTCTTGAGGATTGCCCTAGTCTGGAGGAGATTCAGATCCGGGTTGAAGGGGATTGCAGGGGCCGGCACAAACTATCACAACGTGCATTTGGATTGAGCTGCCTTGCTCATTATCCTCGGCTATCAAAAATGCAGTTGGATTGCAGTGACACAATAGGTTTTGCCTTAACTGCCCCATCAGGACAAATGGATTTGAGCTTATGGGAGAGGTTCTTCTTGAATGGGATTGGAAGCTTGAGTCTCATTGAGCTTGATTATTGGCCACCACAAGACAGGGACGTTAACCAAAGGAGTCTATCACTTCCAGGAGCTGGGTTGCTTGCACAGTGTCTTGCGCTAAGGAAGCTCTTTATCCATGGAACTGCGCATGAGCATTTCATGATGTTCCTTCTCCGAATCCCAAACCTGAGGGATGTGCAGCTTAGGGAAGACTACTATCCAGCCCCAGAGAATGATATGAGCACAGAGATGAGGGTGGGGTCATGCAGCAGATTCGAAGATGCTTTAAACAGGCGCCATATTGTGGATTGA
- the LOC8288345 gene encoding serine/threonine-protein kinase EDR1, producing the protein MEETRDDVGPAEQGPSNALWWSSDFIEKFESVSLLSQEDSLSNKESPRNYEEDNLSSQTASQILWSTGMLSERIPNGFYSVVPEKRLKELFDSIPTFDDLHALGAEGFKADIIFVDAKKDKKLSMLKQLIVALVKGLNSNPAAMIKKIAGLVSDVYKRPNVESPAKAALEETSHVHMFENRGIQLLGQIKHGSCRPRAILFKVLADTVGLESRLMVGLPNDGTVECADSFKHMSVIVVLNSVELLVDLMRFPGQLIPRTTRAIFMTHISAAGESDSAENDSCDSPLEPNSPLYGFSERVDPDSAEKDESLQFHRKLEGNVSGPALRNMMLRSATSIDRKLSLSHSEPNIATTFWRRSRKKVIAEQRTASSSPEHPSFRARGRSMLSGDRHSIRDYADDEAAPRSVGASASETRRIRRRSISMTPEIGDDIVRAVRAMNESLKQNRLLRERDDKDNGTDFQRNVSNLDLDGHDDISGGRSALYTLQRDHINSQKAISLPSSPHQYRSHISDRRGPSGHAVNDELVSTWNKVLESPMFNNKPLLPFQEWNIDFTELTVGTRVGIGFFGEVFRGVWNGTDVAIKVFLEQDLTAENMEDFCNEISILSRLRHPNVILFLGACMKPPHLSMVTEYMEMGSLYYLIHLSGQKKRLSWRRKLKMLRDICRGLMCIHRMKIVHRDLKSANCLVNKHWTVKICDFGLSRIMTETPIRDSSSAGTPEWMAPELIRNEPFTEKCDIFSLGVIMWELCTLNRPWEGVPPERVVYAVANERSRLDIPEGPLGRLISDCWGEPHERPSCEEILARLLDCEYSLC; encoded by the exons ATGGAAGAGACACGAGATGATGTGGGGCCAGCAGAACAAGGGCCTTCTAATGCTTTGTGGTGGAGTTCTGATTTTATTGAGAAATTTGAATCTGTTTCTTTGCTTTCACAAGAAGATAGTTTGAGTAATAAGGAATCACCTAGAAATTATGAGGAAGACAATTTGTCTTCACAGACGGCATCACAAATTCTTTGGAGCACTGGGATGCTGTCTGAACGAATTCCAAATGGATTCTACTCGGTTGTACCG GAGAAAAGATTAAAGGAGCTCTTTGATAGTATTCCAACTTTTGATGATCTCCATGCTTTGGGTGCCGAGGGTTTCAAGGCTGATATAATTTTTGTAGATgcaaagaaagataaaaagttATCTATGCTAAAGCAACTGATCGTGGCACTGGTGAAAGGATTGAACTCAAATCCAGCTGCAATGATAAAAAAGATTGCTGGATTG GTATCTGATGTTTATAAGAGACCAAATGTGGAAAGTCCAGCAAAAGCTGCACTGGAGGAAACCTCCCACGTCCACATGTTTGAAAATCGAGGCATTCAGTTACTTGGACAAATAAAGCATGGGTCTTGTCGTCCTCGAGCAATCTTGTTTAAAGTTTTAGCAGATACTGTAGGTCTTGAAAGTAGGCTCATGGTG GGTTTACCAAATGATGGAACTGTTGAATGTGCGGACTCATTCAAGCATATGTCTGTGATAGTTGTTCTGAATTCTGTGGAATTGCTGGTCGATCTTATGCGATTTCCTGGTCAGTTAATACCCCGAACAACCAGGGCAATTTTCATGACACATATTTCAGCAGCAGGGGAAAGTGATTCTGCAGAAAATGATTCCTGCGATTCACCACTTGAACCAAACAGCCCTCTGTATGGTTTTTCAGAGAGAGTTGATCCTGATAG TGCTGAAAAGGATGAGAGCCTGCAGTTCCATCGGAAGTTAGAGGGAAACGTGTCAGGTCCTGCGTTGCGAAATATGATGTTGCGATCCGCTACTTCTATTGACAGGAAATTGAG TTTGTCACACAGTGAGCCCAATATTGCAACAACCTTTTGGCGACGTAGCCGGAAAAAGGTCATTGCTGAACAGCGGACTGCTAGTTCAAG TCCAGAGCATCCTTCCTTTCGAGCACGTGGAAGGTCCATGTTAAGTGGTGACAGACACTCCATTAGAGATTATGCTGATGATGAAGCTGCACCAAG GTCAGTGGGTGCATCAGCATCAGAGACTCGtagaataagaagaagaagcatcAGCATGACCCCAGAGATCGGTGATGATATTGTGAG GGCTGTCCGTGCAATGAATGAATCTTTGAAGCAAAATCGGCTTTTAAGGGAGCGAGATGACAAGGACAATGGCACAGATTTTCAGAGAAAT GTTTCAAATCTCGATCTTGATGGTCATGATGATATATCTGGTGGAAGATCTGCTTTATATACTCTTCAAAGAGACCACATAAATTCCCAAAAGGCTATTTCTTTACCGTCGTCTCCACATCAATATAGGAGTCACATATCAGATAGAAGGGGACCTTCGGGTCATGCAGTAAATGATGAACTAGTCTCTACTTGGAACAAAGTTCTGGAATCTCCCATGTTTAATAATAAGCCTCTATTGCCTTTCCAAGAGTGGAATATTGATTTCACAGAGTTGACTGTTGGAACTCGTGTTGGCATTG GGTTTTTTGGGGAAGTTTTCCGTGGCGTATGGAATGGAACAGATGTTGCGATTAAGGTTTTCTTGGAGCAAGATCTAACAGCAGAAAACATGGAGGACTTCTGCAATGAGATATCCATTCTTAG CCGACTTCGACATCCTAATG TTATCTTATTTCTGGGTGCTTGCATGAAGCCTCCTCACTTATCAATGGTTACGGAATATATGGAGATGGGTTCATTGTATTATTTGATCCATTTGAGTGGTCAGAAGAAGAGGCTTAGTTGGAGGAGGAAACTAAAAATGTTGCGTGATATATGCAG GGGGTTGATGTGCATCCATAGGATGAAGATAGTCCACCGTGACCTTAAAAGTGCAAATTGCCTTGTGAATAAGCATTGGACAGTTAAGATCTGTGATTTTGGCCTCTCCAGAATAATGACGGAAACACCTATAAGAGACTCCTCATCTGCGGGAACTCCGGAATGGATGGCACCTGAACTTATTCGCAATGAACCCTTCACTGAAAAGTGTGATATATTTAGCCTTGGTGTGATAATGTGGGAGCTTTGCACACTAAACAGACCATGGGAAGGAGTGCCACCAGAAAGG GTTGTATATGCTGTTGCTAATGAGCGATCCCGTTTGGATATTCCGGAAGGTCCACTTGGCAGGTTAATTTCAG ATTGCTGGGGAGAACCACATGAACGGCCAAGCTGTGAAGAGATACTCGCCCGTTTGCTCGACTGCGAGTATTCACTCTGCtga